The sequence below is a genomic window from Bradyrhizobium septentrionale.
TCCGATATTCCGAAGGAAAAGTCAAGCTTGAATTCTGATAATCGTAACGGTATGGATACAGCAGGGTTTGGAGAGGATGAAACATGCTGGACGCGGCACTGATCGAACGAGCATTGGAAAAGACAGGCAAGAGCAAGGGCGGGCTTGCCCGCGCAATGGGGGTACGGGCCGGGGCGGTATCCGAGATTCTGTCGGGGATACGGTTGATCAAGGCATCGGAGATCGCCCCGATCATCGAATATTTGGAGCTGAACTCGGTGCCGATCATGGGCCGGGTCGGCGCCGGCGCCTCGATCGAGCCGGAACTCGAGCAGGTCCCGCCGGAGGGTCTCGGCGAGGTCGAACTTCCGTTTCCGATGAACGAGGAGACCATCGCTTTCGAGGTCTCAGGCGATTCGATGCTGCCCAAATACGAGAACGGCGACGTCATCGTGGTCTATCGCGAGCAGCGCCATCCGCTGTCGAGCTTCTACGGAGAGGAAGCTGCGGTCCGGCTGAAGAGCGGCGAGCGTTACCTGAAGACGATCGAACGCGGCAGCTCTTCCGGCCTGGTCAACCTCAAGAGCTTCAATGCCAAGCCGATTAACGGCGTAAAGCTCGAATGGATCGGGGAAATCTGCGTCACCCTGCCCCGCAGCCAGATCGAGCGGCTGCGCGGCAAGACGGCGAAGGGCCGCAAATCTGCCCGGACGCAGGGGCGATCGGAGAAATAGCGGCGCGACTTCAGGGCCGACCAGGCCGATTCGGATACCTCCAGACCGAATCGGCCGGACCAGCGGCGTCGGAATTCGGGTTATCGGCAATTTATCTTGACATGGTTCCGATTATCGGAAATAATGACCGATGACAGTCAAGGCATCGAACTATCAGGCATGCAGTATTTTGTCGTGATGATCGACTATGGCCGCCGCGGCCGGGAAGCGATCGTCGACCCCGAAATGACCCGGCGGGAGGTCGTCTCGCGCATCGCGTCGGGTGAATATACCAACATCAGCTTCATCCACGAGATCGCCGAGTGCTCGGTCGAGGATGTCACGAACGACATCCTCGCCGAGGCGGCCCTGCCGGAGGTCCCCCTCACCGCCGCCGATATGCAAGCCAATACGCTCGATCACATCAGCGACTTGCGCAAGCACGAGACGGTCTGACGTCGAGATCGCTCACGTGGTGATTTCGAAAACGTGATCTTTCTTGAGCCGGCCACTTGGCCGGAACCGGAAACGGACTAGATAGGGTTCACGCAAAGTCTATTCGGACCGGGCGTGGGTTCCCTTTAGATTAGCGATTCGTTTCTCGGGCCGGTAGATTTCTGCTTCAAATGACTCCGACAAAAAATGCCGGGATCGCGGCAGGCGATGGCGATCTCAGGATTGCGCTGCTGCTCGGCATCGCGAACTGGTTTCTATTCCTCGATCATATTCCGCACAACGTCGTCAACACGCTGACCATGCGCAACTTCGGCTTCAGCGGCGCCACCGACTTGTTTGTATTCGTCGGCGGCTACGCAACGACGCTGATCTACAGTGGGATGGCGGTGGAGCGCGGAATTCTGGTGGCGGCCACCCGCATCTTCAGGCGTGTGTGGCAGCTCTATGCTGCCTACATCGTCCTGTTCGTGATCTATGTCGAGCTGATCAGCTATGTCGCAGCCCGGACCGCGGCGCCCGAGATCATCAGCGAGTTCAACATCACCGGCTTCATCGACCACGGTATCCGAACGCTGATCTACGGCCTGTTCCTGCAAGCCAAGCCGCTCAATCTCGATGTGCTGCAACTCATTATCGCCTTGATGGCCTTCCAGCCCATTATCGTGTGCGGATTGCTCTATGTGCCGAACGCGACGCTCGCCGGGTCCGTTGCGCTTTATGCGACCGCCCGCGTACTCGACTGGAATCTGTCATCATACCCGGAAGGACACTGGTA
It includes:
- a CDS encoding LexA family transcriptional regulator, which translates into the protein MLDAALIERALEKTGKSKGGLARAMGVRAGAVSEILSGIRLIKASEIAPIIEYLELNSVPIMGRVGAGASIEPELEQVPPEGLGEVELPFPMNEETIAFEVSGDSMLPKYENGDVIVVYREQRHPLSSFYGEEAAVRLKSGERYLKTIERGSSSGLVNLKSFNAKPINGVKLEWIGEICVTLPRSQIERLRGKTAKGRKSARTQGRSEK
- a CDS encoding OpgC domain-containing protein, giving the protein MTPTKNAGIAAGDGDLRIALLLGIANWFLFLDHIPHNVVNTLTMRNFGFSGATDLFVFVGGYATTLIYSGMAVERGILVAATRIFRRVWQLYAAYIVLFVIYVELISYVAARTAAPEIISEFNITGFIDHGIRTLIYGLFLQAKPLNLDVLQLIIALMAFQPIIVCGLLYVPNATLAGSVALYATARVLDWNLSSYPEGHWYLNPFCWQLLFVMGGWLALVGRRYASEIRSLQATPALRAAALSYLVLALTIVSVGDIPALAQMMPDGLSDMLLPSDQEDVAPHRILHFLALTFLFTLLVPRDWGYLRSHALQPIIKCGEEWLAVFCAGVFLSFAAHLILITGPNSVARQAAVSIAGIAAMIAVAYYVSWSKQQDHKSAVGAHS